The window GAACACGTCGTAGCGCATCACCGTCAGCTCGGGCCCGCCGGCGCCGCGGTTGACCACCAGCAAGGACTCGGCGTTGTCGGGCAGCCCGAAGAAGGCCTGCTTGCGGCGGAGCTTGCGCTTCCACAGGTACGTACGGGCGAGCCAGCCCAGCGTGGCACTGATGCCCGCCGCGACCACGCCCAGCACGATGTTGCGCACGTCGTCATTCATGGGCGCGCATGGTAGCGGGCGAACGCAAACCGTTGTTCGAGACAGGTGTCCGTGTGCTCCTGACGAGGGCATGGCGATCGATTAGGCTGCGCCAACAGCCCCTGTATGGAGGTGCGGATGCGTCGCCCTGTCGCGCGGAAACTGTCGGTCCTGGCCGTCTCGGCCGCCGTGGTGTCGGTGGGAGCGGCGGCGCCACCCGCCGCGCAGAGCAGCCCCGCCGCCAAGGTCCCCGTGGCTGTCGGCTACGGCGGCGCGGTGTCGAGCGTCGACGCGGACGCCTCCGCGGCCGGCATCGAGGTCCTGAAGAAGGGCGGCAACGCCGTCGACGCCGCCGTGGCCACGGCCGCCGCGCTCGGTGTGACCGAGCCCTACTCCGCCGGCATCGGCGGAGGCGGCTACTTCGTCTACTACGACGCCAAGTCCCGCACGGTGCAGACGATCGACGGTCGCGAGAGCGCGCCGCTGACCGCCGACTCCGACCTGTTCGTGGAGAACGGCACGGCGATCCCGTTCGCCGAGGCCGTCAGCAGCGGGCTGAGCGTCGGCACTCCGGGCACGCCCGCCACCTGGCAGAAGGCGCTGGACAAGTGGGGGAGCAACGGGCTCGGCACCCTGCTGAAGCCCGCCGAGCGGCTCGCCCGGGACGGCTTCACCGTCGACGACACCTTCCGCGCGCAGACCGCCGCGAACGAGACCCGGTTCCGCTACTTCCCGGACACCGCGAAGCTGTTCCTCCCGAACGGGCAGCTCCCGGTCGTCGGCGCCACCTTCAAGAACCCCGATCTCGCCCGCACCTACGCGGAGTTGGCGAGCAAGGGCGTCGGTGCGCTCTACCGGGGCGACCTCGCCGACGACATCGTCGACACCGTCAACCACCCGCCCGTGGACCCGAGTTCCGGCTGGAACGCCCGCCCCGGAGACCTGTCCGCCAAGGACCTGGCCACCTACCGCACCAAGTCCCAGGCGCCCACCAGGACCTCGTACCGCGGCCTCGGCGTCTACTCCATGGCGCCCTCCTCCTCCGGCGGCACGACGGTCGGCGAGGCCCTCAACATCCTGGAGAACACGGACCTGTCCAAGGCGAGCGAGGCCCAGTACCTGCACCGCTACATCGAGGCCAGCCGTATCGCCTTCGCGGATCGCGGGCGCTGGGTCGGCGACCCGGCCTTCGAGGACGTACCGACGAAGGAGCTGCTGTCGCAGAAGTACGCCGACTCGCGGGAGTGCCTGATCAAGGACGACGCGGTGCTGACGAGCCCGGTCGCGCCGGGTGACCCGCGCAACCCGGCGGCCTGCGACGCGAGTGGCACGGCGGCGCCGACCACCTACGAGGGCGACAGCACCACCCACCTCACGGTGGCCGACAAGTGGGGCAACGTCGTCTCGTACACGCTGACCATCGAGCAGACCGGCGGCAGCGGCATCACGGTGCCGGGCCGCGGGTTCATCCTCAACAACGAGCTGACGGACTTCTCCTTCACCCCGGCCAGCCCCAACGTCCACGACCCGAACCTGCCGGGCCCGGGCAAGCGGCCGCGCTCCTCGATGTCCCCGACGATCGTGCTCGACCAGCACAACAAGCCCGTCGTGGCGCTCGGGTCGCCCGGTGGCGCCACCATCATCACCACCGTGCTGCAGACGCTGACCGGCTTCCTCGACCGCGGGCTGCCGCTGGTCGACGCGATCGCCGCGCCGCGCGCCAGCCAGCGCAACCAGACCACCACCGAACTCGAACCGGGCCTGTACGACAGCCCGTTGAGGGCCGAGCTGCAGGCCATCGGTCACGGCTTCCGGCAGAACCCCGAGATCGGCGCGGCCACGGGCGTCCAGCGGCTGCCGAACGGCAAGTGGCTGGCCGCCGCCGAGACGGTACGGCGGGGCGGCGGCTCGGCGATGGTGGTGCGGCCGGCGTCGTAGCGCCGCACCACGGTCACAACTCGGGGGCGGGCGGCAGCTCTTCCGTACGGAAGGCGAGCCGCCCGTCCTCCACGTCCACCGTCACCCGGCCGCCCTCGCCGATCCGGCCGTCCAGGAGCAGCCGGGAGAGCTGGTTGTCGACCTC of the Streptomyces sp. T12 genome contains:
- the ggt gene encoding gamma-glutamyltransferase — its product is MRRPVARKLSVLAVSAAVVSVGAAAPPAAQSSPAAKVPVAVGYGGAVSSVDADASAAGIEVLKKGGNAVDAAVATAAALGVTEPYSAGIGGGGYFVYYDAKSRTVQTIDGRESAPLTADSDLFVENGTAIPFAEAVSSGLSVGTPGTPATWQKALDKWGSNGLGTLLKPAERLARDGFTVDDTFRAQTAANETRFRYFPDTAKLFLPNGQLPVVGATFKNPDLARTYAELASKGVGALYRGDLADDIVDTVNHPPVDPSSGWNARPGDLSAKDLATYRTKSQAPTRTSYRGLGVYSMAPSSSGGTTVGEALNILENTDLSKASEAQYLHRYIEASRIAFADRGRWVGDPAFEDVPTKELLSQKYADSRECLIKDDAVLTSPVAPGDPRNPAACDASGTAAPTTYEGDSTTHLTVADKWGNVVSYTLTIEQTGGSGITVPGRGFILNNELTDFSFTPASPNVHDPNLPGPGKRPRSSMSPTIVLDQHNKPVVALGSPGGATIITTVLQTLTGFLDRGLPLVDAIAAPRASQRNQTTTELEPGLYDSPLRAELQAIGHGFRQNPEIGAATGVQRLPNGKWLAAAETVRRGGGSAMVVRPAS